The following are from one region of the Mycolicibacterium diernhoferi genome:
- a CDS encoding VOC family protein — MAVSHVGLRVRDLVGVQKFYEALGFAEVQRMTVPDKMAAGLLGLAEPIGFEAVYLRNDGFVLQLLTFSGHPAPEAPQRDMVGAGLTHLSLVVDDIPAAQAAVEAAGGTVIADPGGGFACMVRDPEGQLLELIHSKFRPVPAG; from the coding sequence ATGGCGGTCAGTCACGTCGGGTTGCGGGTCCGCGATCTCGTGGGCGTCCAGAAGTTCTACGAGGCACTCGGTTTCGCCGAGGTGCAGCGCATGACCGTGCCGGACAAGATGGCCGCCGGACTGCTCGGGCTGGCCGAACCGATCGGCTTCGAGGCGGTCTACCTGCGCAACGACGGTTTCGTCCTGCAATTGCTGACCTTCTCGGGTCATCCCGCTCCCGAAGCGCCTCAGCGGGACATGGTCGGCGCCGGCCTGACCCATCTGTCCCTGGTGGTGGACGATATCCCGGCGGCCCAAGCGGCCGTGGAGGCGGCCGGTGGCACGGTGATCGCCGATCCCGGTGGCGGTTTCGCGTGCATGGTGCGCGATCCCGAGGGGCAGTTGCTCGAACTCATCCACTCGAAGTTCCGGCCGGTCCCGGCCGGCTGA
- a CDS encoding TIGR03619 family F420-dependent LLM class oxidoreductase has protein sequence MDLGFVSLNTPQDIAPAVLGPELEARGFESLWVGEHPQIPVAAAGQFHPALLAAQKQILDPFLSLLSAAQATEQLRLGTAVALPLEREIFTFAKEVATLDHLSQGRVTLGVGVGARAELEVASTVAWGDRYRALADMVAALTALWNGEESQHHGQFYDFEPVWSYPKPHQRPHPPLLAAATGPKAIRQCLPWADGWLPGDAAFRDLGAALDDFRRVAEEVGRDPSTLDLTIMAWGAPTVATLAGYRDLGFNRVVLGGGRKNAHDSSSTWAFLDRYAAMVDELR, from the coding sequence ATGGATTTGGGATTCGTCTCGCTGAACACGCCGCAGGACATCGCGCCGGCGGTGCTCGGCCCCGAACTGGAGGCCCGTGGGTTCGAATCGCTTTGGGTCGGTGAGCATCCGCAGATTCCGGTGGCTGCGGCAGGACAGTTCCATCCGGCGCTGCTGGCCGCGCAGAAGCAGATCCTCGATCCCTTTCTGTCGCTGCTGTCGGCCGCACAGGCGACCGAGCAACTGCGACTCGGCACCGCGGTGGCCCTGCCACTGGAGCGTGAGATCTTCACCTTTGCAAAGGAAGTCGCCACCCTCGACCATCTGAGCCAAGGGCGGGTGACGCTCGGGGTCGGAGTCGGTGCGCGCGCCGAACTGGAGGTCGCGAGCACGGTGGCGTGGGGCGATCGCTATCGCGCGCTGGCCGATATGGTCGCCGCGCTCACCGCGCTGTGGAATGGCGAGGAATCCCAGCATCACGGCCAGTTCTACGATTTCGAGCCGGTGTGGTCCTACCCCAAGCCTCATCAACGTCCGCATCCGCCGCTGCTGGCCGCGGCCACCGGCCCCAAGGCCATCCGGCAGTGCCTGCCCTGGGCCGACGGCTGGCTACCCGGCGACGCCGCATTCCGCGACCTCGGCGCGGCGCTGGATGACTTCCGCCGGGTGGCCGAAGAAGTCGGCCGCGATCCCTCGACGCTGGATCTGACGATCATGGCCTGGGGCGCTCCCACGGTCGCCACACTGGCCGGCTACCGCGATCTCGGGTTCAACCGGGTCGTGCTCGGCGGCGGACGTAAGAACGCCCACGACTCGTCGAGTACGTGGGCGTTCCTGGACCGCTACGCCGCGATGGTCGACGAGCTTCGGTGA